In one Lolium rigidum isolate FL_2022 chromosome 3, APGP_CSIRO_Lrig_0.1, whole genome shotgun sequence genomic region, the following are encoded:
- the LOC124704624 gene encoding protochlorophyllide-dependent translocon component 52, chloroplastic-like isoform X1: MDPLSLLVLPRARPSLPPRTNAARAPPSAARLAPARRWRRQRARLSSPVSAVAAEAPPSPSPSGGGEEDSEGRFDWLDQWYPFAPVCDLDPGAPHGKTVLGLRVVAWYDRAVDEWRVFDDACPHRLAPLSEGRIDDKGRLQCVYHGWCFDGRGSCQFIPQAPALGPPVHKNSKACVASYPSVVQNNILWFYPRADAEHQDVLERKRPPFIPEIDDPSFVTVYGIRDLSYGYDVLVENLMDPAHVPYAHKGLMGKLRKKEDPGRVEFDIEGGGPMKMKIEEANVSGFLSPQENGGYFRYEAPCTFYGSPLPREAEGEEKKKKKPQFMLVFMCIPVAPGKSRVIWAFPRNVGVWLDKIIPRWYYHIGQNAILDSDIYLLHIEERNFAAAGVENWQKAVYVPTQSDNMVIAFRNWFRKHCKSQVGWAAPTVDQLPATTTKDKLMERYWSHVAQCRSCSTALKAMKALEVALQVAAVAVVGFLAVAKGTLVTSVVHKTAIVSLAVLCFAASRWLANFIEKNFYFQDYVHAYK; encoded by the exons ATGGATCCCCTCTCCCTCCTCGTCCTCCCGCGCGCGCGCCCTTCGCTCCCGCCCCGCACCAACGCCGCCAGAGCACCAccatccgccgcccgcctcgcgccggcgcgacggtggcggcgccagcGCGCGCGGCTGTCGTCGCCGGTCTCGGCCGTGGCCGCggaggcgccgccgtcgccgtctccgtccggcggcggggaggaggaCTCGGAGGGCCGGTTCGACTGGCTGGACCAGTGGTACCCGTTCGCCCCGGTGTGCGACCTCGACCCCGGCGCGCCGCACGGCAAGACGGTGCTGGGCCTCCGCGTGGTCGCCTGGTACGACCGCGCCGTCGACGAGTGGCGCGTCTTCGACGACGCCTGCCCGCACCGCCTGGCCCCGCTCTCCGAGGGCCGGATCGACGACAAGGGCCGCCTCCAGTGCGTCTACCACGGCTGGTGCTTCGACGGCCGCGGCTCCTGCCAGTTCATCCCGCAGGCCCCCGCCCTCGGCCCACCC GTGCACAAGAACAGCAAGGCGTGCGTGGCGTCGTACCCGAGCGTGGTGCAGAACAACATCCTCTGGTTCTACCCGAGGGCCGACGCCGAGCACCAGGACGTGCTGGAGAGGAAGCGCCCGCCCTTCATCCCGGAGATCGACGATCCCTCATTCGTCACCGTCTACGGCATCAGAGACCTCTCCTACGG GTACGATGTGCTGGTGGAGAACCTCATGGACCCTGCTCACGTCCCCTACGCGCACAAGGGGTTGATGGGCAAGCTCCGCAAGAAGGAAGACCCCGGAAG AGTTGAGTTCGACATAGAGGGTGGCGGgccaatgaagatgaagatagaGGAGGCGAACGTGAGCGGGTTCCTGTCGCCGCAGGAGAACGGCGGCTACTTCCGGTACGAAGCGCCGTGCACCTTCTACGGCTCACCGCTTCCCAGGGAGGCCGAGGGAGAG gagaagaaaaagaagaagcctCAGTTCATGCTGGTGTTCATGTGCATTCCCGTGGCACCAGGGAAGAGCAGGGTCATCTGGGCATTCCCAAGGAACGTCGGCGTCTGGCTCGACAAGATCATACCGCGGTGGTACTACCACATCGGCCAGAACGCCATCTTGGACTCAGACATTTACCTCCTCCACATTGAG GAGCGCAACTTTGCTGCAGCCGGCGTTGAGAACTGGCAGAAAGCTGTGTACGTGCCCACGCAATCGGACAACATGGTTATCGCCTTCCGAAACTGGTTCAGAAAGCACTGCAAGAGCCAGGTCGGATGGGCTGCGCCAACTGTCGATCAGCTGCCGGCGACTACAACCAAAGACAAACTCATGGAAAG GTACTGGTCACATGTCGCGCAGTGCAGGAGCTGCAGCACGGCATTGAAGGCCATGAAGGCACTGGAGGTAGCTCTGCAGGTTGCGGCTGTCGCTGTTGTCGGGTTCCTCGCCGTCGCCAAGGGGACACTGGTGACTTCGGTCGTACATAAAACTGCCATCGTGTCCTTAGCCGTCTTATGCTTTGCAGCTTCCCGCTGGCTCGCGAACTTCATCGAGAAGAACTTCTATTTCCAGGATTACGTCCATGCTTACAAGTGA
- the LOC124700936 gene encoding 5'-adenylylsulfate reductase-like 5, giving the protein MRCSAAAAVILLLVAAVAGATADAGPGPTCPRTVGPHFLDALGSRCHRVRIEPSPPLEVRGDAFDKELSFRHGGASYSILFYAAWCPFSSKFRPTFEALSTMFPQIQHLAVEESSAMPSLFSRYGVRAFPAILLVNETSMVRYRGTKDLKSLVDFYKETTGLDPIAYVDVIQEESPGSLGSVMPGGRSLHEMAKDEPFVFLSVLFIILRVVAHFVPTIICHLRAFLIVRVRNLNLGIHRGTSQLMERALTALDVKRLWSKLRLSSKTRDLRKGASNARAWASSFASVSLGEPSSSRQA; this is encoded by the exons AtgcgctgctccgccgccgccgccgtgatcctcctcctcgtcgccgccgtcgccggagccaCCGCGGACGCCGGTCCAGGGCCCACCTGCCCGCGGACGGTGGGCCCACACTTCCTCGACGCGCTTGGATCGCGGTGCCACCGCGTCCGGATCGAGCCGTCACCGCCTCTCGAG GTGAGAGGGGATGCATTTGATAAAGAGCTGAGTTTTCGCCATGGTGGTGCTTCCTACTCCATTCTCTTCTATGCGGCATGGTGTCCTTTCTCCAGCAAATTTCGACCGACATTTGAAGCTCTCAGCACTATGTTCCCTCAGATACAACACTTGGCTGTTGAGGAATCTTCTGCGATGCCTAG TTTGTTTTCAAGATATGGTGTCCGTGCCTTCCCAGCCATTCTTCTGGTGAATGAGACTTCAATGGTTCGTTACAGGGGTACAAAAGATCTGAAGTCTCTGGTTGATTTCTATAAGGAGACCACAG GCCTCGATCCAATTGcatatgttgatgttattcaagaagAGAGCCCTGGAAGTTTGGGATCAGTCATGCCAGGAGGCCGTTCTCTGCATGAAATGGCAAAAGACGAGCCATTTGTGTTTCTCTCTGTGCTTTTTATCATCCTGAGAGTCGTGGCACACTTCGTCCCTACTATCATCTGCCATCTGAGAGCCTTCTTGATTGTGCGTGTTCGGAACTTGAACTTAGGAATCCATAGGGGAACAAGCCAACTTATGGAACGGGCATTGACTGCGCTTGATGTAAAGAGGCTTTGGAGCAAGCTTAGACTGAGCAGTAAGACAAGGGACCTTAGGAAAGGGGCGAGTAATGCTCGAGCCTGGGCATCGTCATTTGCTTCTGTCTCGCTGGGTGAACCGTCCTCCTCAAGGCAAGCCTAG
- the LOC124700937 gene encoding uncharacterized protein LOC124700937 isoform X1 — MTGGDPMDVISLDDWELLPDQESSFFMEYTVGGKDQILLGADLVMINMDHFTPASHSSPYNCILDEEAKKPHQPPLFQDASDPVVEFKDIGVVHTQLSREESASKVSEVLISDADDEELIKWRAVVEEVCEKDEVMVEAAPDLRDEEEEGVKGDRAGLECVGFSVGKLRVNGAGALCSFGVAAATFCIFLLGGKPQNQKKVQSQKMQFQMYADDERIQQAVERASMLNQAMSSVMGGASTRASISFGGYYDGF, encoded by the exons ATGACCGGAGGGGATCCCATGGATGTAATCAGCCTGGATGACTGGGAGCTCCTGCCTGACCAGGAGAGCTCCTTCTTCATGGAGTACACTGTTGGTGGTAAGGACCAGATCTTGTTGGGGGCTGACTTGGTCATGATCAACATGGACCACTTCACCCCTGCATCTCACTCTTCTCCCTATAATTGCATCTTAGACGAAGAAGCCAAGAAACCACATCAGCCACCATTGTTCCAAGATGCCTCTGATCCCGTCGTCGAATTCAAGGACATCGGTGTCGTGCACACCCAGTTGAGCCGAGAGGAGTCTGCGTCAAAGGTGTCTGAGGTGCTGATCTCTGACGCGGATGACGAGGAGCTGATCAAGTGGCGTGCTGTTGTCGAGGAAGTTTGTGAGAAGGACGAGGTGATGGTGGAAGCAGCACCTGATCTacgcgacgaggaggaagaaggtgtCAAGGGAGACAGGGCAGGGCTGGAATGCGTAGGTTTCAGTGTCGGGAAACTGCGGGTGAACGGTGCTGGGGCACTCTGCTCGTTTGGGGTTGCGGCTGCCACCTTCTGCATCTTCCTGCTTGGCGGCAAGCCACAGAACCAGAAGAAGGTGCAGAGCCAGAAGATGCAGTTCCAGATGTATGCGGACGATGAG AGGATTCAGCAGGCTGTGGAGCGGGCCTCGATGTTGAACCAGGCTATGTCGTCAGTCATGGGAGGCGCATCCACTAGGGCAAGCATATCATTCGGTGGCTACTATGATGGTTTTTGA
- the LOC124700935 gene encoding elongation factor P-like — protein sequence MQILRRNLLKASRRLSLLLRSPPPATHRHAHAVATLSAARRDPSAGSLAATPWTATQRRGAKMLGSDVKLGNVIQRRGRIYQVIKYNHSHQGRGGATIQVELRDVDTGNKTVERFRTDEALERVFVEEKSFTYLYHEGDNVALMEPNTFEQLEVSKELFGKAAAYLKDEMKVTLQYFDGRPLSGSVPPRVTCTVVEAQPNTKGLTAQPQYKRVVLDNGLTVLAPPFIEVGESIVISTVDDSYMTR from the exons ATGCAGATCCTCCGGCGGAACCTTCTCAAAGCTTCCCgccgcctctccctcctcctccgctcTCCACCTCCCGCCACCCACCGCCACGCCCATGCCGTCGCCACCCTCTCCGCGGCCCGGCGAGACCCGTCCGCGGGCTCCCTCGCCGCCACGCCGTGGACCGCCACGCAGCGCCGCGGCGCCAAGATGCTCGGCTCCGAC GTGAAGCTTGGAAATGTAATACAGAGAAGAG GCCGCATTTATCAG GTGATAAAATATAATCATTCACAtcaaggaagaggaggagccaCGATACAG GTGGAACTGAGGGATGTTGACACTGGAAATAAAACAGTAGAAAGATTTCGTACCGATGAGGCTCTCGAGA GAGTTTTTGTTGAGGAGAAATCTTTTACATATCTGTATCACGAAGGAGACAACGTGGCTCTTATGGA GCCCAACACCTTTGAGCAACTTGAAGTTTCGAAGGAACTGTTTGGCAAAGCCGCTGCATATCTGAAAG ATGAGATGAAGGTGACTCTACAGTACTTTGATGGCCGACCATTGTCTGGCTCGGTGCCTCCTCGTGTGACTTGCACAGTTGTTGAAGCACAGCCTAATACGAAAGGGCTAACTGCTCAACCACA ATATAAAAGAGTTGTGCTGGATAATGGTCTTACAGTGCTT GCTCCCCCTTTTATTGAAGTGGGGGAGAGCATCGTTATTAGTACTGTGGATGACTCATACATGACGAGGTAA
- the LOC124700937 gene encoding uncharacterized protein LOC124700937 isoform X2 — protein sequence MTGGDPMDVISLDDWELLPDQESSFFMEYTVGDEEAKKPHQPPLFQDASDPVVEFKDIGVVHTQLSREESASKVSEVLISDADDEELIKWRAVVEEVCEKDEVMVEAAPDLRDEEEEGVKGDRAGLECVGFSVGKLRVNGAGALCSFGVAAATFCIFLLGGKPQNQKKVQSQKMQFQMYADDERIQQAVERASMLNQAMSSVMGGASTRASISFGGYYDGF from the exons ATGACCGGAGGGGATCCCATGGATGTAATCAGCCTGGATGACTGGGAGCTCCTGCCTGACCAGGAGAGCTCCTTCTTCATGGAGTACACTGTTGGTG ACGAAGAAGCCAAGAAACCACATCAGCCACCATTGTTCCAAGATGCCTCTGATCCCGTCGTCGAATTCAAGGACATCGGTGTCGTGCACACCCAGTTGAGCCGAGAGGAGTCTGCGTCAAAGGTGTCTGAGGTGCTGATCTCTGACGCGGATGACGAGGAGCTGATCAAGTGGCGTGCTGTTGTCGAGGAAGTTTGTGAGAAGGACGAGGTGATGGTGGAAGCAGCACCTGATCTacgcgacgaggaggaagaaggtgtCAAGGGAGACAGGGCAGGGCTGGAATGCGTAGGTTTCAGTGTCGGGAAACTGCGGGTGAACGGTGCTGGGGCACTCTGCTCGTTTGGGGTTGCGGCTGCCACCTTCTGCATCTTCCTGCTTGGCGGCAAGCCACAGAACCAGAAGAAGGTGCAGAGCCAGAAGATGCAGTTCCAGATGTATGCGGACGATGAG AGGATTCAGCAGGCTGTGGAGCGGGCCTCGATGTTGAACCAGGCTATGTCGTCAGTCATGGGAGGCGCATCCACTAGGGCAAGCATATCATTCGGTGGCTACTATGATGGTTTTTGA
- the LOC124704624 gene encoding protochlorophyllide-dependent translocon component 52, chloroplastic-like isoform X2 gives MDPLSLLVLPRARPSLPPRTNAARAPPSAARLAPARRWRRQRARLSSPVSAVAAEAPPSPSPSGGGEEDSEGRFDWLDQWYPFAPVCDLDPGAPHGKTVLGLRVVAWYDRAVDEWRVFDDACPHRLAPLSEGRIDDKGRLQCVYHGWCFDGRGSCQFIPQAPALGPPVHKNSKACVASYPSVVQNNILWFYPRADAEHQDVLERKRPPFIPEIDDPSFVTVYGIRDLSYGYDVLVENLMDPAHVPYAHKGLMGKLRKKEDPGRVEFDIEGGGPMKMKIEEANVSGFLSPQENGGYFRYEAPCTFYGSPLPREAEEKKKKKPQFMLVFMCIPVAPGKSRVIWAFPRNVGVWLDKIIPRWYYHIGQNAILDSDIYLLHIEERNFAAAGVENWQKAVYVPTQSDNMVIAFRNWFRKHCKSQVGWAAPTVDQLPATTTKDKLMERYWSHVAQCRSCSTALKAMKALEVALQVAAVAVVGFLAVAKGTLVTSVVHKTAIVSLAVLCFAASRWLANFIEKNFYFQDYVHAYK, from the exons ATGGATCCCCTCTCCCTCCTCGTCCTCCCGCGCGCGCGCCCTTCGCTCCCGCCCCGCACCAACGCCGCCAGAGCACCAccatccgccgcccgcctcgcgccggcgcgacggtggcggcgccagcGCGCGCGGCTGTCGTCGCCGGTCTCGGCCGTGGCCGCggaggcgccgccgtcgccgtctccgtccggcggcggggaggaggaCTCGGAGGGCCGGTTCGACTGGCTGGACCAGTGGTACCCGTTCGCCCCGGTGTGCGACCTCGACCCCGGCGCGCCGCACGGCAAGACGGTGCTGGGCCTCCGCGTGGTCGCCTGGTACGACCGCGCCGTCGACGAGTGGCGCGTCTTCGACGACGCCTGCCCGCACCGCCTGGCCCCGCTCTCCGAGGGCCGGATCGACGACAAGGGCCGCCTCCAGTGCGTCTACCACGGCTGGTGCTTCGACGGCCGCGGCTCCTGCCAGTTCATCCCGCAGGCCCCCGCCCTCGGCCCACCC GTGCACAAGAACAGCAAGGCGTGCGTGGCGTCGTACCCGAGCGTGGTGCAGAACAACATCCTCTGGTTCTACCCGAGGGCCGACGCCGAGCACCAGGACGTGCTGGAGAGGAAGCGCCCGCCCTTCATCCCGGAGATCGACGATCCCTCATTCGTCACCGTCTACGGCATCAGAGACCTCTCCTACGG GTACGATGTGCTGGTGGAGAACCTCATGGACCCTGCTCACGTCCCCTACGCGCACAAGGGGTTGATGGGCAAGCTCCGCAAGAAGGAAGACCCCGGAAG AGTTGAGTTCGACATAGAGGGTGGCGGgccaatgaagatgaagatagaGGAGGCGAACGTGAGCGGGTTCCTGTCGCCGCAGGAGAACGGCGGCTACTTCCGGTACGAAGCGCCGTGCACCTTCTACGGCTCACCGCTTCCCAGGGAGGCCGAG gagaagaaaaagaagaagcctCAGTTCATGCTGGTGTTCATGTGCATTCCCGTGGCACCAGGGAAGAGCAGGGTCATCTGGGCATTCCCAAGGAACGTCGGCGTCTGGCTCGACAAGATCATACCGCGGTGGTACTACCACATCGGCCAGAACGCCATCTTGGACTCAGACATTTACCTCCTCCACATTGAG GAGCGCAACTTTGCTGCAGCCGGCGTTGAGAACTGGCAGAAAGCTGTGTACGTGCCCACGCAATCGGACAACATGGTTATCGCCTTCCGAAACTGGTTCAGAAAGCACTGCAAGAGCCAGGTCGGATGGGCTGCGCCAACTGTCGATCAGCTGCCGGCGACTACAACCAAAGACAAACTCATGGAAAG GTACTGGTCACATGTCGCGCAGTGCAGGAGCTGCAGCACGGCATTGAAGGCCATGAAGGCACTGGAGGTAGCTCTGCAGGTTGCGGCTGTCGCTGTTGTCGGGTTCCTCGCCGTCGCCAAGGGGACACTGGTGACTTCGGTCGTACATAAAACTGCCATCGTGTCCTTAGCCGTCTTATGCTTTGCAGCTTCCCGCTGGCTCGCGAACTTCATCGAGAAGAACTTCTATTTCCAGGATTACGTCCATGCTTACAAGTGA